In Streptomyces rapamycinicus NRRL 5491, the genomic stretch TTCCTGCGTCGTGCAGGCCGGGGTGACACCCTGGTGATCTTCCTCAGTGGGCACGGTGTCCACGCCGCGGGCCGGGACTACCTCGTCCCGAGGACATTGACGAGGACACCCATCCTTCGAGTCCGGCTGCGTGCCCATCGACTGGCGGCGACAGCTGGACGAGACACTCGCCGGCCACGTTGTCTTCCTCATCGATGCCTGCCGGGAGGGTATCGAGGCAGCGGCCTCGATGAGCGTGGCGGGCGTCACGGAATGGGGGCGGCAGAAGACGGCCGCCGCTTTATGGCGCAAGGTGGCGTACGTCTACGGCTGTTCCCCCGCCCAGCTCTCCCTCTACGTACGCGACCACGAACCCATGGTGGAAGGCGTCCAGTGCGGCACGACGCCCGGCGAATCGTTCAGCATCTTCTCCCGCGCGGTGTCGGACGTCGTCGCCTCCCACCAGGGCGCGCTGACCCTGGACACTTTCAGGAAGATGGCCCAGGAACGGGTGTCCATACTTCACCAGGCGTACAACAAGCGGGGCAACCCGCAACTGCTGCGTACGGTCACCGACATCCACGACGCCTTCACCTTCCTCCCGGCAGCGGTGGACCGCCACGGAGCCACCACAGCAGCCACAACACCTCCCGTCGGTCAGTACCCAGCGACGCCGTCCCGGAGCATGCCGCCGCCCCGGCCCCCGTCAGTACCACCCTGGCCGTCGGGGCGCCCCTGCCCCCGTCAGCGCCACCCCGGCCGTCCGGGCCGCCAAGGCAGCCGGGACTCCGCCGCTGGCAGCGCCGCTGCTGGGCTTCGGCTACGCCGCATCTCCCATCAGCTACTGCGCCGTGGTGATAATGATTCGCCAGAGCGCGTGGGACTACCTAGTTGTGTGGCAATACTGGTGGTTGGTCTTGACGCCCGTCGGCCTGGCGGTCGGCGCGCGGCTGATCGCCTCCACCTCGCCCGCGACCCGTGCTCGCCGTCAAGCCATAGCTTGCACTGTTTGGTGCGGCGTCTGGGGAGTGTTTGGCTACCTGGCGCCACACGCGCAGATCTCATCCGCACCCGCGCTCCACGACATCCTCGGTCAAGTCATCTCACCGTTTGATACGGCTGCGCATGGCGAGGATGGCGAGAGCGAGCAGTACGGGTTCGGTGAAGCGGCTGACCATCTCTGTGTAGGTTCCCCAGGTGGTGAGATCTTGACCGCTGGAGCGGAATACGACGGAGTTCAGTACCACTTGCAGCGACTTGTCGAAGCGTTTCATGGTGAAGCGGTCGTCGGTGGGCAGGGTCAACCGTGGGTCCTCTTTGTCCACGGCCAGTGTCACTCGTCCGCCAGCGGCGGGGATGGTGCCGGACGCCGTCTGTTTCGGGAGGAGTCGGGCAGGCCCAGGCCCATCATCAACGCGATGGTGGCGGTCATGGCCACCGCGAGCCAGACCAGGGCGCGGGAGGCGCGCAGACCGTAGCCGGAGGTCAGCCAGTAACCCCACAGCAAGCCCCGTTCGCCGGGCGGCGTGCCGACGAGGTCGTGGCGGCGCATCTCCATCTCGCCGTAGTAGAAGTCGGCGGCGCCGGGCTCGTCCTTGCTGTCCTCGAAAGCCTTGCGCAGTTGCCGGTAGAGCGCGGCCAGGTGCTCCGGGTCGGGAGTGCGGCCGGGGTCGGGGTGGTGCGGCCCGGTGCGCCAGTGCCGGGGAGAGGGCGCCTGCCCCGTAGGCGAGGGCGATTGGCCGGCCGTCTGCGCGCGCCAGTGGTGCTCTTCGGCCAGGGTGCGTCGCCGGGTCCACCAGTAAGGCCATATGGAGCGGCGGAAGTGGAGGCCGGTGGGGGTGGCCGCGAAGTTGCACCGGCCCTCCAGGCGGAGTTGGTCGAGGTGGAAGCTACCGGAGAACAGACAATCGCTCAGGTCGGTGTCGGTCAGGACCAGGTACGCGGCGTCCACCCCGTGTACCGAGGCCACCCGTACGCCGTGCTGGGATCCTGCCAGCAGGCTCTCGTCCGCCATCGTGCCGCCGTGTGTAAAGGGGACGGGGTGAGCGTTGACTGCCACGGGGAAGAAGAGCACGGCGTGGCTGAGGTCCATCGTGGCGTAGCGCAGGCGCAACGTGGCCGTCGATTCCCACCGAGTCCGCTCGCAACGCACTTCACGCGCTGCGATCTCCAGCGTCACCGGTACCTCGAACAGCGCACCTGACAGCTCGACCGTCTTCGCGCACACCACCGGCCCGAGCCACGACATCGCCGTGAATCGGGCCTGGGGGAACAGGGCGTCACCGGAGAACTGGGTGAGGTGGAACCAGGCGTCGCCGGCGAACTGTGTCCCCTCGAACCTGGCGGTGCCCGAGAACAGCGCCGTGTCGAACCGGGCGACGTCGGTGAACTGCGCCTGGGAAAATAGAGCGCCACCGCGGAACCGGGCCAGGTCGAATCCGGCGATGCCGGAGAACCGCGCCCCGCCGAACCGGGCATCCTCGGCGAACTGCGTCCGGTGAAACCGGGCATCGCCCGCGAAGCGCGCCCCGTCGAACCAGGCTGTGCTCGCGAAGCGTGCCTCATCGAACCGGGCCTCATCGCTGAAATCCGCTGCGCCGAACCGGGCGGTGCCCGAGAACCGCGCCCCACCGAACCCGGCGCTGCCCGCGAACCGCGCTCCACCGAACCAGACGTCGTCGGTGAACCGCGCCCCGCCGAACCCGGCGATGCCGGAGAAAAGCGCCCCCTCGAACCGGGCGTCTGCGGCGAACCGCGCGCCCTCGAACCAGGCGGTGCTGGAGAAGCGCGCGCTCGTGAACCCGACACTGCCCAAGAAGTGCGCTCCGCCGAACCTGGCATCGTCCTGGAACCACGTTCCGCCGAACCTGGCAGTACCCGCGAACCGCACCCCGCCGAACCAGGCGGCCTCGGCGAACTGTGCATGGCTGAACAGGGCGCCACCACAGAAGCGCGCACCGTCGAACCATGCGGTGCTGGGTGAACTGGGTGCCTTCGAACCCGGCGTCGTGGGTGAAGTCGGCTCCGCCGAATCTGGCGGTGCTGGAAAACCGCGCCCCGCCGAAGTGGCTTGTGCCGGAGAACCGCGCCCGGTGGAATCCGGCTTCCTCCGCGAACTCCGCGCCTTCGAATCTCGCGGTACCGAAGTGGGGCTTTCCGGTGGTGGGATCCTTGAGCGCTTGGAGGAGAGCGTTGAGAAGTGGTGCGGTGAAGCGGGTGCCGCGGTGGTCGACGTCTGTGCCGGGGGTCAGACCGGTGAGGTATGCGTCGCGGTCGGTGCTGTTCAGGTGGGCCAGACACGCGGATTGGCCAGGGACGTTGATTCCGGGACAGCCGACGGGGTCGGTGGCGTCCTCGGCACCATGTCCGCAGTACGGCCAGGAAGGGGCAGACGGTGCGGGGTCCGGGGGAGTACTCATTGGCCTGGGAGCTCCGGGGGCTTTCACTCGTGGCGGGCTGAAGGGCTGTACTTGCTCGGGCGTGCGATGCCAACTCTCCGCCTGGTGCGGCTTACAGTCGAGGCCATCCTGATGGGAACGAGGGGCCAGGCCCAAGTACGGGGCCACCGGAGAGATCACCGGTTTCGGACGGTCCACCTGGTGCGCCGTGGTCGATGAGGCGCAGGAGCTTTGGGCCGGCATGTCGGAAGCGGCCAGTAGCCTCAGGCACCATGGGCATTCGGATCGATGTGGTGGTGGGTTATCCGATCAACGACGAGATGGAGAGGGTGCTCGGGTTGGCCGAGGCGGTCGGCGAGCCGGTCACTGTCACGTTCATGTGGGAGGGGCGTGGAGAGGCGGAACGTGCGGTGCTGGTGCCCGCGGCCACGCTGGCGCTCTGGGAGCATTGGGCGCCCACCGCCTGCCCGACGAGTGGGGTCGGGGAAGGGGACCGGGCCGTGGTGGAGGAGCCGGAGTTGGCCCACCCAGTGGAATTCGGCGCGTTCACGCTTTTTCGTCGTCGCGTGGGAGGGCGCACGGCGGTCGCTCGCGGAGGCGTGGTGGTCGCCGAGCTACTGGACCCCGACGAGGCGCACTGGCTCCAGGAGAAGGCCCGCAATGTCCGCGAAGGCTTCATGGATCCGAAGCAGAAGGCGGCGTTCGAGGAGTTCCTTGCCCGGCAGGCATCCCTCGGTGAGCGGTAGCGGCCGCTCGGCGGACCGGTGTCGTGCGTGAGGACGCGGACGGCCGCGCGGGCCTCCACCTCCGTGGGCGGTGAGGCGGCGGTGCGGCCGGTCGGCCCGTGGCGTGGAAGACGGCGTTGCGGGTGCACGGGGCTACAGGTCGGCGAACGGGGGGCAGATGTAGGTAACGGCGACGAGTCGCAGGCGGGGGAGTGGCAGGATCAGCATGAACCCGTCTTCCAGGACCGGGAGGCGCCGCACGCCGCCGGTGACTCCTGGTCTCGGGCCGTCTCCGATGGCCGTGACATCGATGCCCATCTCGGCCAGGTCCACGAGCTGCCCGGCGAGTCGCTCCACTTCCGCAACCACGCGCTCGGGTAACCCCTTCGCGACCTGCTCGTAGTCGGGCTCGTACTCCCAGCGCCACCGTTGCCCGGCGTCCTCGGTCACCCGGCGCTCCGCCCGTCGATGCAGGCTTCAGCCGCTGCCTCCGCATGGATGGCTGCCACCTCGGCGGCGATGGCACGCCCCTCGGCCAGCTCCTCCACCTGCCCTGCGCGGGCCTCCAGCTCGCTCAGGCGCGCGGCACGAGCAGGTACACGCTCGATTGCCACCGTGAGCGCCCACCGCCGTAGGAACCGGCGCATGGGGGCCGCGTCGACCTGGCTGCGGGCCGCCTCCACCGCAGCCGTCCGCTCGGCGTCGAACGCGGCCACCTGGTTCGGGGCGATCTGCACCAGAGCCGCGCGCAGGTCCTCCGCCGTGGTCTTGGGCTGCGGGATCAGGGGCCCGTGTCCGTCCGCTGCTGTTTCGCTCATGCCGCCACGCTCCCTGTGCCCCCGGAGGGAGCTGCGGTGATCCGCAGCGCGACACGCCCCTCGGCGTACTCCCGCAGCAGTACCTCACACAGCAGCCCGAACCCAGGGTCGCCTCCTCGGCGGTCCCGCTCCTGCCTCTTCCACCTGTTCTCTGCTCTCTCACACACGTTTTCGTCGAGGTAGGCGCGGCATCCGCCCCGTTCCGCCGTGCCGAATGTGCTGCCGGCCGGAACGGGTGCGTCGAGCGCCCCTTCGGCGTATGCCGTCAGGAGCGCCTCGAGGACCCGCGAGCGGGCACGGGCCATGCCGTCGTCCTCGGCGCGCTTTTTCACCTGGCCCTTCCACAGGTCCGTGTCCATCCAGACCAGGCGGCCAGGGCGCGCCGTGCTGTCGGCGGCTCTCACATCTCCTCCATCGGGCGCCGTTAACGGTGATCCACCCGAACAAGACTAGACTTTCAAAGTCTAGTATTCAACGCTCCGGGCCGCCTTGCTGGTCCGGCCTCGCTCGACCCGTGCTCATCCTGCTCGGCCTCGGCCGGGGGGCCATCGTCATGATGTCCATTCAGCTCGGAACCGACGGTATCGAGCCCACCGGGCGCGGGCGTGGCTCAGGAGGTGCACCAAGCCTTCCACTGCTAAGCGGACGGGCGCCGTGTGTTCCTGACAAGGCGGACGAGGGCCACTTGGGCAGCGGGAACGGGGACCGCGCCGGCATCGCCACCGCGGACGCTCCAGCCCGTCCCCGGCGCTGTCGGCTTCCTTGTCGGCGATGGAGATTGATCGGGCACCGGAGTGCTTTTTGGTCAAGTCCTCGGAGGGGAAGGTAAAGCAGCCCCGGGTGCGGCTGCTGTTCCTCCTGCTGTCTCGCGAGCTCCATCTACCTGCGTTTTTGTCGTTATCTGATTAATCGTGAGATCTCTCACATTGCCATCGCTTTACTCATCCATTGCCTCCCATGCTTCGATGGTGCCCATCGTTTCTTGATCGACACGGACACATCGGACGGCAGTCGTCGGCATACCACCGACGGGACGGATGGGATCACTCGCTCATATGCCTGACAACCGTGCTGAACTGCCGCTCACCGACGCGCAGCTGGGGGTATGGCTCGCCGAACGCGCGGGGTTCGGCGAGCCGGGCGCGTACCAGTGGGCGGAGTACCTTGAGCTGGACGGCCCGGTCGCCGTCGACCTGCTGGCGGCCGCGGTCGCCAGGACGGCCGTCGACTGCGAGGCGGTGAACGTCCGTATCGGAGCGGACGGTTCGCTGGCCCCCGCGCAGTGGCTCGTCGCGGATGCCGAGCATGTCGTCGAGACGGTCGACCTGCGGGAGACGCCCGATCCGGATGCCGCGGCGCTGAAGTGGATGCGGGCGGCCATGGCCGAGTCGGGAGGCTGCGACGCGGGGCCGTTGTTCTCAGGCGCGGTGCTGCGCGTGAGCGACGACCGCACTCTGCTGTTCCACCGGGTCCATCACATCGCTCTCGACGGGGCGGGCATGGCCCTGTTCGCCGAACGGGCCGCTGAGGTCTACAGCCGTCTGTACGAGGGCGGCCCGGTGCCGCCAAGCGGCTGGAGCGGGCTCCGGGCGCTGATCGACGCCGAGACGGCATACCGCGGTTCCGCCGAGCACGCCGCGGACGGCGACCGGTGGCGGGAGCGGCTGGCGGGCCGGTGGCACTTCCCTACGCTCGGAGCGGGTCCGGCGGCGGCGTCGGACCGGTCGCTGCGCACGAGCAGGGGTGTGTCGGCGGCGGAGTTCGGCGAGCTGAGGGACGGCGCGCGGCGGCTCGGGCACCGCTGGACCCGGCTGTTCACCGCGGCCACCGCGATCCAGTTACAGGCGATGACCGGTGACCGGGACCTCGTCCTGAGCCTGCCGGTCGCCGGCCGGTCCGCCGAACTCGTCCGCCGCGTCCCGGCGATGACGGCCAACGTCCTGCCGCTGCGGCTCCGCGTCGACCCGGCCGCGTCCGTCGGCCGGCTGCTCGACGAAGTGGCCGAAGAACTGCGGGCGGTACGCCGGCACCAGCGCTACCGGGGCGAGCGCCTGCGGCGGGCGGTGGACTGTCCCGACGACGGGCGCAGGTTCTTCGGGCCGGTCCTCAACATCCAGCGGTTCGACCGGCCGCTGCGCTTCGGTCCGGTCACCGCGACCGTCCGCAACCTCCAGGCGCCGCCTTCCGAGGACCTCTCGTTCTTCGCGCACGACCGCGGTGACGGCGAACTGCGCCTCGACTTCGACGCCAACCCCGCCAACCACGGCGAGGACCTCCTGCGAGGCGTCGCCGACCGCTTCCCGCACGTGCTGAGGCAGGTGGCGCGCGCCGAACGTGACACGCCCCTGGCGCGAGTCGCGACCACCACTGCGAGGGAGCGCCGCCGTCTCGTCGCCCTGGGCACGGGCGCGCCCACCTCGGCCGCGCCCGCCGACACCGCCGCCGCCCGGTTCGCGGACCGGGTACGCCGTACCCCGGACGCCTTCGCGGTGCGGTGCGCCGGCACGGGTGAACGGCTGACCTACCGCGAACTGGACGGGCGTGTCGCCGCGTTGGCGGGTGCGCTGGCCGCCGCCGGTGCGGGGCCGGAGCGCACTGTCGCCCTGCTTCTGGAACGCTCGGTGGATCTGGTCGTCGCCGCTCTCGCCGTGGTGCGGGCGGGCGCGGCGTACGTACCCCTGCACCGGGACGACGCGTCGCCCCGGCAGGAGGCCGTCCTGTCCGACGCGGACGCGCGGCTGCTGGTCACCGACCGGCACACCGGGGGCGACACCATCGTGACGTACGCCCGCGACCGCGGTCTGCGCCTGCTGGACGTGCGGGCCGACTCCGACGCGGCCGCCGGTGACGCGCCCGCCGGGGCCGGGACGTCACCGGACGCCCTCGCCTGCGTGATGTTCACGTCCGGTTCGACGGGCCGGCCCAAAGGGGTCGGCATCACCCAGGGCGCACTGGCCGGGCTCGCCGCCGACCGCTGGTGGTCCGAGGGCGGCGCGGACAGGGTCCTGCTGCACTCGCCGCACGCCTTCGACGCGTTCAACCTGGAGCTATGGGTGCCGCTCCTGACCGGCGGTGAGGTGGTCGTCGCCGCGCCGGGACATCTCGGCCCGGCCGAACTGGCACGGACCGTGGCGGAGACCGGGGTGACCGGGGTGTGGCTGACCGCGGGACTCTTCCACGCCATCGCCGCCGAGGACCCGGCCTGCCTGTCCGGTGTTCGCCAGGTGTGGACCGGAGGGGACGTGGTGTCCCCGGACGCCGTCCGCGCGGTGCGTCAGGCGCTGCCGGATCTCACCGTCGTAAACGGTTACGGGCCCACCGAGACCACGGTCTTCGCGACCCGGTACGCGGTCCCGGAACTGCCGGCGGACGCCGCGTCCGTGCCCATCGGCGGCCCGCTGGACGGCAAGCGGGTGCTGCTTCTCGACGACGCGTTGCGGCCCGTGCCGCCGGGGTCGGTGGGGGAGCTGTATCTCGGGGGAGCGGGGGTGGCGCGCGGTTACGCCGGGCGCGCGGCCGCGACCGCGGAGCGCTTCGTCCCCGACCCGTCGGGGCCGCCGGGGGCGCGCGTCTACCGCACGGGCGACCTGGCCCGGTGGAGTGCGGACGGGCGGCTGGAGTTCGCCGGCCGTGCCGACGGACAGGTCAAGCTGCGCGGTCACCGGATCGAGACGGGCGAGATCGACGCCGTGCTGCGCGCCGACCCGCGGGTCCGGCAGGCCGCGACCGTCGCACAGGAGCGCCCGGGAGGGCGGCGGCTCGTCTCCTACGTGACCGCGTCCGGCGGTGCGGCGGACGGCCTCGACACGGCGGCGCTGCTCGACCGGGTGCGGGACCGGCTGCCCGCTTACCTGCTGCCGACCGCAGTGGTGGCCGTTGACCGGCTGCCCCTGACCCGCAACGGCAAGCTGGACCGGGCCGCGCTGCCCGCGCCGGAGTCCGCGGTCGCCGCTCGTGGTGCCGGAAGGGGCCCGGCCCCGCGCACGCCCACCGAGAAGCTGCTCGCCGAGCTGGTGGGCGAGGTGCTCGGGGTGCCGGACGTCCCCCTCGAAGAGGACTTCTTCCGGCTCGGCGGGGACAGCATCCAGGCGATCCAACTCGCGGCGGCGGCGCGGCGCTCCGGTCTGGCGATCACCACCCCGGACGTCTTCCGCGCCCCCACCGTCGCCGGACTCGCCGCCGCACTCGCGGCGGACGACAGGCTCCCCGCGCACCGGATCGCGCTGGACGACGCGGACGACTCCGCGTTGCCGCTGACGCCCGTCATGCACTGGCTGCGTGAACGCGGCGGCACACTCCACGGGTTCGTCCAGTCCCTGACCGTACGCACCCCGGTGGGCATCACCGGGGACCAGGTCCGCGCGGTGGTGCAGGCCCTCGTCGACCACCACCCCATGCTGCGGCTCTCGCTGACCGCCATGGGCCCGATCTGGTCGCTGGAGGTCCTGCCCGCCGTGCCGGTCGAGCTGAACCGGCCGGGCCCGCCGACCGACCCGGAGCGCGGCCGGATGGTGCACGCGCGCTGGCGGGACCCCGGACCCGGGACGGCGGGCGCGCTGACCCTCACAGTGCACCACCTCGGGGTC encodes the following:
- a CDS encoding pentapeptide repeat-containing protein gives rise to the protein MGSVGFTSARFSSTAWFEGARFAADARFEGALFSGIAGFGGARFTDDVWFGGARFAGSAGFGGARFSGTARFGAADFSDEARFDEARFASTAWFDGARFAGDARFHRTQFAEDARFGGARFSGIAGFDLARFRGGALFSQAQFTDVARFDTALFSGTARFEGTQFAGDAWFHLTQFSGDALFPQARFTAMSWLGPVVCAKTVELSGALFEVPVTLEIAAREVRCERTRWESTATLRLRYATMDLSHAVLFFPVAVNAHPVPFTHGGTMADESLLAGSQHGVRVASVHGVDAAYLVLTDTDLSDCLFSGSFHLDQLRLEGRCNFAATPTGLHFRRSIWPYWWTRRRTLAEEHHWRAQTAGQSPSPTGQAPSPRHWRTGPHHPDPGRTPDPEHLAALYRQLRKAFEDSKDEPGAADFYYGEMEMRRHDLVGTPPGERGLLWGYWLTSGYGLRASRALVWLAVAMTATIALMMGLGLPDSSRNRRRPAPSPPLADE
- a CDS encoding DUF6247 family protein, whose product is MSETAADGHGPLIPQPKTTAEDLRAALVQIAPNQVAAFDAERTAAVEAARSQVDAAPMRRFLRRWALTVAIERVPARAARLSELEARAGQVEELAEGRAIAAEVAAIHAEAAAEACIDGRSAG